The proteins below come from a single uncultured Dethiosulfovibrio sp. genomic window:
- a CDS encoding aspartate carbamoyltransferase, translated as MSCLAITADFAPSCIKAELEATELKGKNLEFLTDLTRERYHHLFNAASMLEPFWKTGLNLMSGKVLGALFFQPSTRTRFSTELAMIRLGGGVLSESNPGHNSSAAKGESLSDHLRTVSQYSNIIGLRHPDYAVVAEALPSATVPVISCGWGNETHPTQGLLDMYTAYRAFGGFDGLRVCIASSDLSRARSGHSFAMGLAIMGAHIVYVGLKENPIPSTVREKLEGAGASMEEHYDISNSEFMDVMATTHLCYLPGCSVPKDNPEARNAFMDKIKDFYITLEALEAIKKKTGRSIGIMHSLPRNSVEFDYAIDHSEFELYFKQMAFSVPIRMALVASMVGIS; from the coding sequence GTGTCGTGTTTGGCCATCACCGCTGATTTCGCCCCGTCCTGCATAAAGGCGGAGCTTGAGGCTACCGAGTTAAAGGGAAAAAATCTGGAGTTTTTGACCGACCTTACCAGGGAACGTTATCACCATCTATTCAACGCCGCCAGCATGCTGGAGCCATTCTGGAAGACCGGTCTAAACCTGATGTCCGGCAAGGTCCTTGGGGCGCTTTTCTTTCAGCCCTCCACCAGGACCAGGTTCAGCACCGAGTTGGCTATGATACGCCTTGGAGGCGGAGTGCTGAGCGAGTCCAACCCCGGGCATAACTCGTCCGCCGCTAAGGGCGAGAGCCTTTCGGATCACCTCAGGACCGTATCCCAGTATTCCAATATAATAGGCCTTCGCCACCCAGACTATGCGGTTGTCGCAGAGGCTCTCCCTTCCGCCACTGTGCCGGTGATCAGCTGCGGCTGGGGCAACGAGACCCACCCCACCCAGGGGTTGCTTGATATGTACACCGCCTACAGGGCCTTCGGAGGCTTCGATGGGCTGAGGGTCTGTATAGCGTCCTCCGACCTTTCAAGAGCCAGAAGTGGACACTCCTTCGCCATGGGATTGGCCATAATGGGGGCCCACATAGTTTACGTCGGTCTGAAGGAGAACCCCATCCCGTCAACGGTAAGGGAGAAGCTTGAGGGAGCCGGGGCCTCCATGGAGGAACACTACGATATATCCAATAGCGAGTTCATGGACGTCATGGCTACGACCCATCTCTGCTACCTCCCCGGTTGTAGCGTTCCCAAGGACAATCCCGAGGCCAGGAACGCCTTCATGGATAAGATCAAGGACTTTTACATCACCTTGGAGGCTCTCGAAGCGATAAAGAAAAAGACCGGTCGTTCAATAGGTATCATGCACTCCCTTCCGAGAAACTCGGTGGAGTTCGATTACGCCATCGATCACAGCGAGTTTGAGCTCTACTTTAAGCAAATGGCTTTCAGCGTACCCATTCGCATGGCTCTGGTCGCCTCTATGGTGGGAATTAGCTAG